The Williamsoniiplasma somnilux genome includes a window with the following:
- the uvrC gene encoding excinuclease ABC subunit UvrC, which translates to MNIIEKVKNLPSKPGCYIYYNKDKKVIYIGKAKNLNKRVSSYFNRVHNIKTTRLVREIADLDFFIVNNERESLLLEENLIKKYRPRFNILLNDDKAYPYIVVTNEKDPEYKYVRKFDKKALRSFGPLPIGSSAREIMTVLQRTFPLRRCKGNLGSPCLYFHINQCSGACFKVVDPLFYKKQIKHIDKFFKGDTKEVIAVLESKMQKAADNLQFEEAQRIRDSLKGLQLALAKNDVDLDDNLDRDIIAYMTLENTISIVTLFYRAGKLLFKDETISEYHGQDLSDVISLYINQIYQKNMIPKQIIIPEIVDFEFLKPEVLKVATKPIKKNEINLWKLAQINAQEAIVQNSLKTQTVNNNYEKILHELQNLLKIETYPYHIEMFDISNIANEFVTGSCVVYKGGKPSIKEFRKYNIEIEDQGDSARLENMIYRRFQKALIEKRDAPDLIIMDGGIIQIHSAKKILESLSLDNIPVIGLVKDDKHKTSHLIGPKEEKINLIKNTPLFNFLSAIQIRVDNYAKSGFRKKQNQAFLHNDLEKIKGLGKKKIQELFKKYDSINQMKNSDFNNLNKIIKNKHTTNLLLEYLNSKV; encoded by the coding sequence ATGAATATTATAGAAAAAGTTAAAAATTTGCCCTCTAAACCAGGATGTTATATTTACTATAATAAAGATAAAAAAGTTATTTATATTGGTAAAGCTAAAAATTTAAATAAAAGAGTATCATCATATTTTAATCGTGTTCATAATATCAAAACTACAAGACTAGTTCGCGAAATTGCTGATTTAGATTTTTTTATAGTCAATAACGAAAGAGAATCTTTACTTTTAGAAGAAAATTTAATTAAAAAATATCGCCCGCGTTTCAATATTTTATTAAACGATGATAAAGCTTACCCATATATAGTTGTAACCAATGAAAAAGATCCTGAATATAAATATGTAAGAAAATTTGATAAAAAAGCTTTAAGAAGTTTTGGACCACTACCAATAGGTAGTTCAGCTAGAGAAATTATGACTGTGCTACAAAGAACGTTTCCACTCAGAAGGTGCAAAGGAAATTTAGGCTCTCCATGTTTATATTTTCATATTAATCAATGTTCTGGTGCTTGTTTTAAAGTTGTTGATCCACTTTTTTACAAAAAACAAATAAAACATATTGACAAATTTTTTAAAGGTGACACTAAAGAAGTAATAGCTGTTTTAGAGTCGAAAATGCAAAAAGCTGCTGATAATCTTCAATTTGAAGAAGCTCAAAGAATCAGAGATTCGTTAAAGGGTCTTCAATTAGCGCTTGCTAAAAATGATGTCGATTTAGATGATAATTTAGATAGAGATATTATTGCTTACATGACTTTAGAAAATACAATATCTATCGTAACTTTGTTTTATCGAGCGGGGAAACTATTGTTCAAAGATGAAACTATTAGTGAATATCATGGACAAGATTTAAGTGATGTAATTTCTTTGTATATTAATCAAATTTATCAAAAAAACATGATTCCTAAACAAATAATTATTCCAGAAATTGTTGATTTTGAATTTTTAAAACCAGAAGTTCTAAAAGTTGCGACAAAACCCATTAAAAAGAACGAAATAAATTTATGAAAATTAGCACAAATAAATGCTCAAGAAGCAATTGTTCAAAATAGTTTAAAAACACAAACAGTTAATAATAACTATGAAAAAATATTACATGAATTACAAAATTTATTAAAAATCGAAACTTACCCTTATCATATTGAAATGTTTGATATTTCAAACATTGCCAATGAGTTTGTTACTGGTAGTTGTGTTGTTTATAAAGGAGGAAAACCTTCGATTAAAGAATTTAGAAAATACAATATTGAAATCGAAGACCAGGGCGATTCTGCGAGATTAGAAAATATGATTTATAGAAGATTTCAAAAAGCATTGATTGAAAAGCGAGATGCCCCTGATTTAATAATTATGGATGGTGGAATTATTCAAATTCATAGTGCTAAAAAGATTTTAGAAAGTTTATCTTTAGATAATATTCCTGTAATTGGGTTAGTTAAAGATGATAAACATAAAACTTCTCATTTAATTGGACCAAAAGAAGAAAAAATTAATCTAATTAAAAATACTCCTTTATTTAATTTTTTATCAGCTATTCAGATAAGGGTTGATAATTACGCTAAAAGTGGATTTAGAAAAAAACAAAACCAAGCTTTTTTACATAATGATTTAGAAAAAATTAAAGGTTTAGGAAAAAAGAAAATTCAAGAACTATTTAAAAAATATGATTCCATTAATCAAATGAAAAATAGTGATTTTAACAATTTAAACAAGATAATTAAAAATAAGCACACAACTAATTTATTGTTGGAATATTTAAATAGTAAGGTATAA
- a CDS encoding Sapep family Mn(2+)-dependent dipeptidase produces MKINEQDLLENYFPEAYQETKQLLSIPSYKQETQPKMPFGKGVKDVLDYAIKLGDKLGFKTYQDSENRYGFLEYGEGDELFVILCHLDVVPPGNIEEWVTDPFTPIEKDGKLIGRGSFDDKGPTMMNLYALKYLKDNNFKPKYKIRMIFGLAEETTWESIKAYIADFGVAKFGYVPDGEFPVVCAEKWIINLDIISEIPSEFEINGGETYNVIADYVSYKGPKEKDIVNYLNKNNIYTEYKNNLLFVKGKSGHGSLPWVGVNAATWLAKAMFENGVHHPSTDFLAKHVHLNWNLSKIFGNLEDETGDLTQNLGKIKITKHKQIMSFNYRIPVFTKPENFLKKLELFLKKNDLDICIERIKDSVYVPKESKVIKNIMKVYREVTGDLKSQPLAIGGGTYAKAMPGIVAFGAEFDINESTMHAYNEYVKIDDLKKMIEIYAKAIVLLTK; encoded by the coding sequence ATGAAAATTAATGAGCAAGACTTATTAGAGAACTATTTTCCGGAAGCTTATCAAGAAACAAAACAATTATTATCAATACCTTCTTATAAGCAAGAAACTCAACCTAAAATGCCTTTTGGTAAAGGTGTTAAAGATGTTTTAGATTATGCAATTAAATTAGGGGATAAATTAGGGTTTAAAACTTACCAAGATTCTGAAAATCGTTATGGATTTTTGGAATATGGAGAAGGTGATGAATTGTTTGTTATTCTTTGTCATCTAGATGTAGTTCCCCCAGGAAACATTGAAGAATGAGTAACCGATCCGTTTACTCCAATTGAAAAAGATGGTAAATTAATTGGTCGTGGTTCATTTGACGATAAAGGGCCGACGATGATGAATTTATATGCTTTAAAGTATTTAAAGGATAATAACTTTAAACCAAAATATAAAATTAGAATGATATTTGGTTTAGCGGAAGAAACTACATGAGAATCAATAAAAGCTTACATCGCTGATTTTGGAGTTGCTAAATTTGGTTATGTTCCTGATGGTGAATTTCCGGTCGTTTGTGCTGAGAAATGAATTATTAATTTAGATATTATTTCTGAAATTCCTTCCGAATTTGAAATAAATGGTGGAGAAACTTATAACGTTATTGCAGATTATGTTTCTTATAAAGGCCCTAAGGAAAAAGATATTGTTAATTATTTAAATAAAAATAATATTTATACCGAATATAAAAATAATCTTTTATTTGTTAAAGGCAAATCAGGTCACGGCTCTTTGCCGTGAGTTGGTGTTAATGCTGCCACTTGATTAGCAAAAGCAATGTTTGAAAATGGTGTTCACCACCCAAGCACAGATTTCCTTGCAAAACATGTTCATTTAAATTGAAATCTTTCAAAAATTTTTGGAAATCTTGAAGATGAAACTGGGGATTTGACTCAAAATTTAGGAAAAATAAAAATTACCAAACACAAACAAATAATGTCTTTCAATTATCGAATTCCCGTGTTTACAAAACCTGAAAATTTTCTTAAAAAGCTTGAATTATTTTTGAAAAAAAATGATTTAGACATTTGCATTGAAAGAATCAAGGATTCTGTTTATGTTCCTAAAGAGTCAAAAGTTATTAAAAATATTATGAAAGTTTATCGTGAAGTCACTGGTGATTTAAAATCACAACCTTTAGCCATTGGTGGAGGTACATATGCTAAAGCTATGCCTGGAATTGTAGCATTCGGTGCAGAATTCGATATCAACGAATCGACAATGCATGCTTATAATGAATATGTAAAAATTGATGATCTTAAAAAAATGATTGAAATCTATGCAAAAGCAATTGTTTTGTTAACAAAATAA
- the rpsB gene encoding 30S ribosomal protein S2, translated as MLKELTRDELSQAGVQYGHQTKRWNPKMAPFIFGSKNKNHIIDLEKTMTQLDIARNLIANIAKRDGKILFVGTKRTAKLAVKEAAMRSGNFYVNNRWLGGTLTNLKTISSRIKYLWEIEKEEADGRLSLRTKKEQILILKEKEKLEFVLGGIKQMRKVPSVLFVVDPQQEEIAVLEARKLGIPVIGICDTNIDPDMVDIAIPANDDIMESVNLIINNMIEAYADSAGIKMAPSSLKTVAPKKEAFVSREDNSNREKN; from the coding sequence ATGTTAAAAGAATTAACAAGAGATGAATTATCTCAAGCTGGAGTTCAATACGGACACCAAACCAAAAGATGAAACCCAAAAATGGCTCCGTTCATTTTTGGATCAAAAAATAAAAATCACATAATTGATTTAGAAAAAACAATGACTCAATTAGATATTGCAAGAAATTTAATTGCTAACATTGCAAAAAGAGATGGAAAAATTTTATTTGTTGGGACAAAGAGAACTGCTAAATTAGCAGTTAAAGAAGCTGCAATGCGTTCTGGAAATTTTTATGTAAATAATCGTTGATTAGGTGGAACATTAACAAATTTAAAAACTATTTCATCAAGAATTAAATATTTATGAGAAATTGAAAAAGAAGAAGCTGACGGAAGACTATCATTAAGAACTAAAAAAGAACAAATTTTAATTTTAAAAGAAAAAGAAAAATTAGAATTTGTTCTAGGTGGAATTAAACAAATGCGTAAAGTTCCAAGTGTTCTATTTGTAGTTGATCCTCAACAAGAGGAAATCGCTGTTTTAGAAGCAAGAAAGTTAGGTATTCCTGTAATTGGAATTTGTGATACTAACATTGACCCAGATATGGTTGATATTGCTATTCCAGCAAATGATGACATTATGGAATCAGTGAATTTAATAATTAACAACATGATTGAAGCATATGCTGATTCAGCAGGGATTAAAATGGCACCTTCTTCACTAAAAACCGTTGCTCCTAAAAAAGAAGCATTCGTGTCAAGAGAAGATAACAGTAACAGAGAAAAAAATTAA
- the greA gene encoding transcription elongation factor GreA, with translation MDEKIILTKQGLEEKKAELKNLIEVVRPQVIEELVEARNQGDLSENADYDAARNRQAELEAKIQEIEAMISKAEIIDGKSKNGEIKIGSTIEYIEGKKTTIKTIKIVGAVEANPFDGLVSNESPIAKAILGHFAGETLEIRNIESPYKITIKTVK, from the coding sequence ATGGATGAAAAAATAATTTTAACCAAACAAGGTTTAGAAGAAAAGAAAGCAGAATTAAAAAATTTAATCGAAGTTGTACGTCCACAAGTTATTGAAGAGTTGGTTGAAGCTCGTAACCAAGGAGATTTATCAGAAAATGCTGATTATGATGCCGCAAGAAATCGTCAAGCAGAATTAGAAGCAAAAATTCAAGAAATTGAAGCTATGATTTCTAAAGCAGAAATAATTGATGGTAAATCAAAAAACGGAGAAATTAAAATTGGTTCAACTATTGAATATATTGAAGGAAAGAAAACAACAATTAAAACTATTAAAATTGTTGGAGCTGTTGAAGCAAATCCCTTTGATGGTTTAGTTTCTAACGAATCGCCAATTGCTAAAGCTATTTTAGGTCATTTTGCTGGTGAAACATTAGAAATAAGAAATATTGAATCTCCTTATAAAATTACAATCAAAACAGTAAAATAA
- the rpmA gene encoding 50S ribosomal protein L27, whose translation MKFLLGLQLFASKKGVGSTKNGRDSESKRLGAKKADGQFTNAGSIIFRQRGTKIHPGENVGRGGDDTLFALVSGIVKYERFGKNRTRVKIVTQEAK comes from the coding sequence ATGAAATTCTTATTAGGTTTACAGTTATTTGCTTCTAAAAAAGGAGTAGGATCAACTAAAAACGGTAGAGATTCTGAATCTAAACGTTTAGGTGCCAAAAAAGCTGATGGTCAATTTACTAATGCAGGTTCAATTATCTTTAGACAACGTGGAACTAAAATTCATCCAGGTGAAAATGTTGGACGTGGTGGAGATGATACATTATTCGCATTAGTATCAGGAATCGTTAAATATGAAAGATTTGGTAAAAATCGTACAAGAGTAAAAATCGTTACTCAAGAAGCTAAATAA
- a CDS encoding ribosomal-processing cysteine protease Prp, with product MVKIVFTIKDKKYQKLEMSGHANAGDYGHDLVCAGLTAIVTGAMNNFDINYQTAIDIAVTDNYITIEVKDLKNNDLQLLMQMLKVQLETIAIQYPKNAKLKEVH from the coding sequence ATGGTAAAAATAGTTTTTACTATCAAGGATAAAAAATATCAAAAATTAGAAATGAGCGGTCACGCTAATGCTGGAGATTATGGTCATGATCTTGTATGTGCAGGATTAACAGCAATTGTTACTGGAGCTATGAATAATTTTGATATCAATTACCAAACTGCAATTGATATTGCAGTCACAGACAATTACATAACTATTGAAGTTAAGGATTTAAAAAACAATGACTTACAATTGTTAATGCAAATGTTAAAAGTGCAATTGGAAACAATTGCAATTCAATATCCAAAAAACGCAAAATTAAAGGAGGTACATTAA
- a CDS encoding J domain-containing protein, with protein sequence MGILEIVIISLVIFFLLSGFSGTTFIRRRNSGANNSRGGATNAANAFENNKRIWQHNTYKAIKIPYYQFTEFYNEFPFFSDYEETRKYLTNQGLSREKINTTIDALNSYESVLLRKWEQEQQKLLKSFDASMLGTSPQAIAFLLSVYNVWLNEFKEIIIDEFINKVVVARIGADLNHDPRTILSVTSFENYITATMNELNNKIGSITDQIITQMFQELENQHNYGQENAYSNQNNHQQTNYVHELDEVENSYKTLQLNRNCTDDDLKKQYRKLAMKYHPDKNKSESAKSKMSEINAAYDLIKKIRDIK encoded by the coding sequence ATGGGAATTCTTGAAATAGTTATTATATCTTTGGTTATCTTTTTTCTTTTGAGTGGTTTTTCAGGAACAACATTTATAAGACGCCGAAACAGTGGCGCTAATAATAGTAGAGGCGGAGCTACAAATGCAGCAAATGCTTTTGAAAACAACAAAAGAATATGGCAACACAATACTTATAAAGCGATTAAAATTCCGTACTATCAATTTACTGAATTTTATAATGAGTTTCCCTTTTTTAGCGATTATGAAGAGACTAGAAAATATTTAACCAATCAAGGTTTATCTAGAGAAAAGATTAATACAACAATTGACGCTTTAAATAGTTATGAAAGTGTTCTGCTTCGTAAATGAGAACAGGAGCAACAAAAACTATTAAAATCATTTGATGCTTCGATGTTAGGAACAAGTCCTCAAGCAATTGCTTTTTTACTAAGTGTTTATAACGTTTGATTAAATGAATTTAAAGAAATCATTATTGACGAATTTATTAATAAAGTTGTAGTAGCGCGAATTGGTGCGGATTTAAACCATGATCCAAGAACGATTCTTAGTGTCACTTCATTTGAAAATTACATTACTGCAACCATGAATGAATTAAATAATAAAATAGGTTCTATTACTGATCAAATAATTACGCAAATGTTTCAAGAACTGGAAAACCAACATAATTATGGTCAAGAAAATGCTTATTCTAATCAAAACAATCATCAACAAACTAATTATGTTCACGAATTAGATGAAGTTGAAAATTCTTATAAAACTTTACAACTAAATCGTAATTGTACAGATGATGATTTAAAAAAACAATATCGAAAATTAGCAATGAAATATCATCCCGATAAAAATAAATCAGAAAGTGCAAAATCTAAAATGTCAGAAATAAATGCAGCATATGATTTAATCAAAAAAATTAGAGATATAAAATAA
- the rplU gene encoding 50S ribosomal protein L21 — translation MFAIIKTGGKQLKVEPGQEIFIELLEGEANDVITFDEVLMIDGTIGTPTIKGAKVTATIIKHGKDKKIRVVRYHPKKNVNKVYGHRQPYTKVKINEILAK, via the coding sequence ATGTTCGCAATTATTAAAACTGGTGGTAAACAACTTAAAGTTGAACCAGGACAAGAAATCTTTATTGAATTGTTAGAAGGTGAAGCTAACGATGTGATCACTTTTGATGAAGTGTTAATGATCGACGGTACTATTGGAACTCCAACTATTAAAGGGGCAAAAGTTACTGCTACAATTATCAAACATGGTAAAGATAAAAAAATTCGTGTTGTAAGATACCACCCTAAGAAAAACGTTAATAAAGTTTATGGTCACAGACAACCATATACAAAAGTTAAAATTAATGAAATTTTAGCAAAATAG
- the tsf gene encoding translation elongation factor Ts → MAVDAKLIKELRDTTQAGMMDCKKALEATNGNIDEAIVWLRENGLAKAAKKSDRVAAEGVTFAKDNNDYAVILEVNSETDFVAKNNDFLVLIEEIADALLNANVKTLEEAHDVHTNKGISIKDALIHATATIGEKIELRRFELVKKSANTTTTFYNHANKRVSVMLQFEGVMDKSDAYNVAMHVAAMAPKYKSVNEIPSEFSEAEFHIIKENAKDDEKLQGKPANVLEGILKGKLSKRLAEVNLLDQGFVVDEKFKVGEFLKSKNVSLKEMIRFEVGEGIEKIVADFAAEVAAQVAGN, encoded by the coding sequence ATGGCAGTAGACGCAAAATTAATTAAAGAATTAAGAGATACAACTCAAGCAGGAATGATGGATTGTAAAAAAGCGCTAGAAGCTACGAACGGAAACATTGATGAAGCAATTGTTTGGTTGCGTGAAAATGGTTTAGCAAAAGCTGCTAAAAAATCTGATCGTGTTGCTGCAGAAGGCGTAACATTTGCCAAAGATAATAATGATTATGCTGTTATTTTAGAAGTTAACTCAGAAACTGACTTTGTTGCAAAAAACAATGATTTTCTAGTGTTAATTGAAGAAATTGCTGATGCTTTATTAAATGCAAATGTAAAAACTTTAGAAGAAGCTCATGATGTTCACACAAATAAAGGTATTTCAATCAAAGATGCATTAATTCATGCAACAGCAACAATTGGTGAAAAAATTGAATTACGTCGTTTTGAATTGGTGAAAAAATCAGCAAACACAACAACAACTTTTTACAACCACGCTAATAAACGAGTTTCAGTAATGTTGCAATTTGAAGGTGTAATGGATAAAAGTGATGCTTACAATGTTGCAATGCATGTTGCTGCAATGGCTCCAAAATATAAATCAGTTAACGAAATTCCTTCTGAGTTTTCTGAAGCAGAGTTTCACATTATTAAAGAAAATGCTAAAGATGATGAAAAATTACAAGGTAAACCAGCTAATGTTTTAGAAGGAATTTTAAAAGGTAAATTATCGAAACGTTTAGCAGAAGTTAACTTATTAGACCAAGGTTTTGTAGTTGATGAAAAATTTAAAGTTGGAGAGTTCTTGAAATCAAAAAACGTGTCATTAAAAGAAATGATTCGTTTTGAAGTTGGCGAAGGTATTGAAAAAATTGTTGCTGATTTCGCAGCAGAAGTAGCTGCTCAAGTAGCAGGTAATTAA
- the rsmI gene encoding 16S rRNA (cytidine(1402)-2'-O)-methyltransferase, which yields MIIQKTFKNNLPTIYLVGTPIGNLEDFSFRAVSILQNVDFICCEDTRTSGNLLNKYNIKSKLISLHKFNEQQRIKEIVDLLLAGKNIALISDAGAPVISDPGAHFISQLRNENINFNVSAINVGPAYIHAIVASGFNNKENYFHGFIEAKNGVNKYKEIAQIISKYNSSAIVAIYESVHRIKDTVNHLNQILLSTQKLLIARELTKINEEFIIGTIGEINDYLNSSEFIEKGEFVIVVDKHLKEIETLSDQQIASKVQEYVDNGFKTKQAVEITSNIVNKNKNEIYNLYLKFYKKF from the coding sequence ATGATTATTCAAAAAACTTTTAAAAACAATTTACCTACCATTTATTTGGTCGGGACTCCAATCGGAAATCTTGAAGACTTTAGTTTTCGTGCTGTTAGTATATTGCAAAATGTAGATTTTATTTGTTGTGAAGACACTCGCACCAGTGGTAATTTATTAAATAAATATAATATTAAATCTAAATTAATATCTTTGCATAAATTCAATGAACAACAAAGGATTAAAGAAATTGTTGATTTGTTATTGGCAGGAAAAAACATTGCCCTAATTTCTGATGCAGGAGCTCCGGTTATTTCTGATCCAGGTGCACATTTCATTTCTCAACTTAGAAATGAAAATATAAATTTTAACGTTTCTGCTATTAATGTTGGCCCTGCATATATTCATGCTATTGTTGCTTCAGGATTTAATAATAAAGAAAATTATTTTCATGGTTTTATCGAAGCAAAAAATGGTGTTAATAAATATAAAGAAATTGCTCAAATTATTAGCAAATATAATAGTTCAGCAATTGTAGCCATTTATGAATCTGTTCATAGAATCAAAGATACTGTCAATCATCTTAATCAAATCCTTTTATCTACGCAAAAACTTTTAATAGCTCGTGAATTAACTAAAATTAATGAAGAATTCATTATTGGGACAATTGGCGAAATTAATGATTATTTGAATTCTTCTGAGTTTATAGAAAAAGGTGAATTCGTGATTGTTGTTGACAAACATTTAAAAGAGATTGAAACCCTAAGTGACCAACAAATTGCTTCAAAGGTTCAAGAATATGTTGATAACGGTTTTAAAACTAAACAAGCTGTAGAAATAACTAGCAATATAGTTAATAAAAATAAAAATGAAATTTATAATCTTTATTTAAAATTTTATAAAAAATTCTAA